The sequence GACGCGGAAAAATCGTACTTCTGGGATTGCGCCGGCACGACTCTCTGCGCTTCCTCTCGCGGCTGGCCCACGACGTTTTCTTCTTCGATGCCGGGCGGACGGAAACTGACGAGCGGGACTGGATTTTCTGCGGCAGGGAAGTTCCCGCGGCTCTGCCTCACGTTCAAATCGAAGCTCCGGACACGGCCCTGAGCGAAATGGAAATTCTCCTGGCCCCCGGCGACGGCCTGTGCGGTTCTCCGGACGTTTCTCCCATCGACTGGGACTCCCTTTTCTCGGAGTGGACTCCCGTCGTCCACCTGGACGCAGCCCGCATCGACTCGGGACTGTCCGACCTGGCCCGGGCCCCCTACGCGACGGCCCTGCTGCGTTCCGAAGGGTGGGTCGCCGCCTCCGGTCAGGGGGCTCTTTTCAACGGACGCCTGGCGGACCTGCTGCAGGACGTGCCCGACCGGATGGACGACTTCCTGCGCAAACGGGGCGGTCATGCCCGCCCGGACTGGTTTATCTATGAAAATTATGACGCCCGTTATTCTGATTTTCTGCTGTGGGGACGGGAAATTCTGGCTCTGCCTGAAATGGACGCATCCGCCGGAGGCAGCCTCCTCCTCGACAGATGGACCCGCGAAGGATATGATTTCATTCCCCCGTTTTCCGAACATCGGCTCAGGCGCGCCGTGGAGGGCGCTCTGTACAGAAAACGCGGCGAGTGGAAAAGGAGTGACACAGATTGAAAGACGATCTGAAGAATAATCTGAAGGACGATCTGAAAGAGAATCCCAAAGAAAACTCAAAGGAAAATTTAAAAAAAGACGCCAAAAGCGAACGCCCCCTCGATCACACTGCCGCGCGCCTTGTGGCGGAACTGGCGGCAGCCCTTCTGCCCCGACTGCAGGACTCCGTCTCCGAAGAACTTTCGGAGCTGCTGGAATCTCTGCCTGGCCGGGCCAACGAGAGCATGGAGAAAACGCTTCTGTCTCTGAATCGGGTTAAAGATACCGCCGACCGGATGGGAGACCTGCTGGATGGAGTGAAGGCGTCTCTGGAGCAGATGACGGAGGGCGCTTTCAGAGGTCTGGACCGCCTGCCGGGGCAGTTGGAATCTCTGTCAGCGCAAATACAAAACACCGACGATCGGGCGGGAGAGATGAGAGAGACCCTTCAGTCCTTCGTGCAAACCATCTCCGCCTGGGAAGGAGTTCTGAAGGCCGACGGACGGGCTCACACCCGAGAGCTGAGTGAATTATCCGCCGAGATACTGGAAATATTGAAGGATACCCAGACCGCGCTGCTCCGGACTCTGAAGGAAACCTCGGACAGAGAAGCGGCACGTCACGATGCCCAAACGGAGCAGCTGCTGCTGAAAAACAGCGACTATATTATCCAAAAGCTGACATATTTTGAAAAAAAATTAATTTTTGCGACCGGATTTTTCGCGGTAATTACGTGTGTGGTCCTTTCAGTCCTTGCTACAATATTGCTCAGGTAAACTGAACAAATCATATAAACTTACGAGAGGTGATAAGGACATGCAGATGCAAAACACGGTGACGGTTTCGGGACTTTTGCACCACGTCAGAACGGACAAGAAAAGCGACAGGTATTTTCCCTTTTCCATCAGACAGGAAACACCCTGGAACGACGGCTCCACACGCAGAGATTTCCTGCTTTCCAGAGCTTTTCTGCCGGAAATTCAAAGTCAGGTAAAAGCTCTCCCCGAGGGGACGCCTCTGAAAGTCCGAGGAGTGCTCCAGACCTCTCTCGGCAGTGGAGAAATGTACATACACGTGGAAGAAATCCACAAAATCTCCTGATCTGAAGTTTCGCTGAAAGCAAACTGGTATAGGCCTCCGGACTTTGAACCTGCGGGGGACTCTTTACATTGCACTTTTTTCGCCGCATAATTACAGGACGACAGGATAATATTTTGAGATCTCTTGCCTCACGCAGGCGGAAAAGTGGGTGTACAGGTGTTGAACTGGGAAAACAGCGTCAGAATATCGGGAAAGGTTCATTTCCTGAGGGGGCAGTCCGAAGGAGAAAGCGGAACGGGGAAATACGTCCAGTTTGCCATTCGGCAGGAACACGCGTCGGAAGACGGAACGACCCGTCGGGATTTTTTGATCGTGCGCGTGTACGACGAGTCTCTTCGTAAATTGCTGCTGGCAAAGCAGGAGGATGACGAAGTGATCGTCGAGGGAACGTTGCGTTCATCCCGCGGCAGCGGTGTCAACTACGTCCGTTGCGCCTCTATCGAGTAAGTTCAGAATGACCCTGAAGGAGGATGGATCAGAACCGCATCCTCCTTTTAATTCATCAATTCTTAAACAGACCTTAAAACGGGCAGCGCGTCTCCACTGAGTTTAAAGCAGTGTTTTCAGCGCCTTGATAGCCTCTTCGTAGGCCGGAGCGTTCGTTTGTTCGGAGACAATCTGAACGTAACGGACGATGTTTTGTTTGTCGATGATGAAGATGGACCGCGCCAGCAGGCGCAGCTCTTTCATCAGGACGCCGTATCCCCGCCCGAAGGAGGCCTCCCTGTGATCCGACAGCGCCACGGCCTTCTCAATGTCCTTTGTCGCGCAGAAGCGTCCAATTGCAAAAGGAAGGTCCATGCTGACGTTTAAAACGACCACGTCGCCCGGTTCTTTGGCCGCGTCCTCATTGAACCAGTGAATCTGCAGATCACAGACCGGCGTGTCCAGTGAAGGCGTCACGGAGATGACTTTGATTTTTCCTTCGAAATCCTTCAGCGTTTTGGGCGTCAGCTTCGCGTCCAAAAGCGTAAAATCGGGGGCCTTATCCCCCACCTTCAGCTCATTGCCCTCCAGCGTCATCGGATTACCGCCCATCGTTACCCTGCGTTCCATATTCACTCAAACCCCTTTCTGTACGGCAGTGCCCTGCAAGTCCGGCAAAACCGTCTCCACGAAAATATAACAGAATATACGACAATACAGGGTCCTTTCAGGCTCCGTATTTTTGCTCAAAACACTGGATTTCGAGGTATCAGAAGCAATGTTGACAACACTAGTCGTTTATGATATTTTAATACATATTATTTTTATAAGTATAATATTTAATAGTTAATTTATATTTAATTGACAGCGAGGTGAGCGCAATGACTATTTCTGAAATTGCATCTGTATTGGGACATGATTGGGTTCGACCGGTTCTGTGTATGTGTACGGCGCGCGGATCTTCGCCCGGGAGAGTCGGCGTCCGGCCGTGTATTCCTTGAGAGGGCGAGGATCCCTGTTTGGCCAGGGGTCCTTTTTTTTTGCGCTCTTCAGCCCCTGAATACCTGAAGCAACTCAATAGTCATAAAATCATGAAACAATAATGAATAAGGAGAATGACATGATGAAAAGAGCACAGATACCTCTTATCGGGAAAACGGTTCTGTTTGTTTTTGCATTGGCCGCGGTGCTTTGCGCGTTTTCCGCGCCCGTTCAGGCCGCGCCTGTCAAATTCGTGGTGGCCGACGCGCAGACGACCCATCATCTCAACCTGTACGTGGCCAAAGAACTGGGTATTTTCGAGAAATACGGACTGGACGTGGTCATCGAGAACGTGACGGACAACGCCGCCGCACGGGATCTGGTGGTTTCCGGCGGAGCCGACATCTTCTGGTCCTGCCCCACCGTGGCCATCGCGGCCATAGCCAACGGAGCCCCCATCAAAACCATCGCCCAGGTCAAACGGCCCTGCACGTCGGTGCTGCTGGTGGAGCCAGACTCTCCCATCAAAACCTTCGCGGACCTGAAAGACAGGGAAATCGCCGGAATCTCTCCCACCTGCGAGGCAGTCATCTCCCTGACGGTGAAAGCCAATGAGGCCGGAGGGGCGTTCAACCTGCAAAAACTGGCAGGCGGTCCGGCCATCGCGGCGCTGAAAGCGAAAAGCGTGGATGGCGCGATACTGGAAGAACCCCACGTCAGCATCGCGGAGCTGCAGGGGTACAAAGTAGTGTTCCCGGATGTTTCCGCCAAAATTCCGTGCCGCACCATCAACGTCAGCGACAGGGTTCTGGCCGCCAATACCGAAGCACTCAGGGCTTTTGTAAGGGCCGTGGACGAGGCGGACAAAATCATCCTCGCAAACCCCGTCGCGGGCAACATCGTGGACATCGCCGTGCGCTACACCGGCGCGCCCAAAGAAGCCATCATTCACGGCAACAACCGCCTGAAGTTCACGAACATTCTGGACACAGCTGGGCTCAAACTTCTGGGCGACGAACTGGTACAACTGGGAAACATCAAAGAAAATCCCGGAGAGAAGCTGTTCGCCGAGGCTTTCAGGGGCGTCACCTGGTGGTGAAAAAAAGCGCGATGTCATGAGAGAGGGCCGCCGGACATGAACCCGAAGTCAAAAAGACGCTGCGGATTTTTATTGGCCGCGTTTGCCGCGGCGGTTCTCTTTGGAGTTTACGCGTTCCGTCCGCGGAGCGAACCTCCGTTCCGAATCGGACACAGCGGGGCCAACCTGCCTGCAGCCCTTTATCTGGCTTCAGAAGAACAGGACTGGAAACGGGGATTCGAGGCGTCCAGGTTCGGCTCTGGCTCTGACGTGGGGTACGCGCTTCTCTCCGGAGGGCTGGACGCCGGTTTCGTGGATATCGAAAAGGTCAGGAGCCTGGAAAAACTGCCTGGGTTCGGCAACCTGACCGCTCTTGGCCGCATCACGTTCCCTTACGGCGCCGCGCTTGTACTGCGAAGGGGGTTGAATTTGCGGCTGAGGGAGCTGGGGAACATCAGGATCGCCGTCACGTCGCCGCAGTGCGTGCTGCTCAGGGCGTTCCAGAAGGACGCGGAACGGCTGAAGGCGGATATTTCCGGCGTTGTCTACGAATATATGCCTTTTGACGCCATGATTCCGGCGCTGGAGGCGAAGGAGGCCGACGCGGCGGTCATCAAGGGCGCTTTTGCGGTGGCGGCGCTGCATCAGGGACATTCCATCCTTTATCAGGACTGGGAGGTCAGACCAGGCGACGAGTGCTGCCCGGCCATCGTGGATCAGGCAGTGCAGGTGCTGCTGGCGCGGAAGGAACTGCAGAAAAAGGGCGAAGAGCTGGTCACTCGCCTCCTGAACGCGGAACAAAAAGGGCCAAAAGCTCTGAGGCAGGCAATCGCCCGCAGCACTTCCATCCCCCTCGCGCTGCTGGAGGGGCAGCCCGTTCCCGAGTTCAACAGGGCGGACGACAATCTTGTGGCCCTTTTGACAGAATTTTTGGACGAGCAGGGCATACGCGTTCCCGACGACGACGACGATGATGAAAAAAACGATGAAGAAAAAGATGGAGAAAAAGATGACGACGACGGCAAACAGGGGTCTTGAACCGTGAGACGTTATGAAACCAGAGGGGCAAGGCTGGTTCTCCGGGAACTGGGGTATTTTCTCAAAAACGCCCTGGGCAGTATCTTTTCGTGGGAATTTCTCTCCGTTTTCGTGCCTCTCCTGGTTTTATGGGAGCTTCTGCCTCGCTGGGGCGTGGTCCCCAAAGTGTTGGTCCCGCCTCTCAGCACCGTCGCGGTTACGTTCTGGGAGCTGCTGACCAGGGGCAGGCTGCTGGTTCACATCGCCTGCAGTCTCGGCAAGTTCTTCCTCGGGCTGGGAATCGCCGTGCTGACGGCCATCCCCACAGGGATTCTCATGGGATGGAACCTGGCGATACGCAAACGGCTGCTTCCCCTGTTCCAGCTTTTGTCGCCCGTTCCCCCTCCGGCATGGGTTCCCATCACCATCATCATTTTCGGCATCGGCCTGCCCATGCAGACGTTTCTGATCTTTATCGGGGCGTTTTATCCCATTCTGTTCAACACGTATCAGGCCGTGAAGGACACGGAACCGCGCTACCTGGGCTCTGCCCGCGTGTTCGGCGCAAGCGAACTGACTTTGATTCTCCACGTGTATATATGGCACGCCATCGGCTCCATCATCATGAGCGTCAAGACGGGAGTCGCCATGGGCCTGGTGATGCTGGTCATCGCGGAGATGTACGGAGGCCGCACGGGGCTGGGCTACCTGTTGGTGGAGGCGAAGGAATTTTTCCAAATACCGGTGATGGTGGTCTGCATGGTGGTTCTGGGCGTCATCGGCTGGTTCCTGATCGAGGTCCTGAAATTTCTGGAACTCAAGCTCTCCGTGTGGAAAGTGGGCCGGTAACGCCATGATCGAAGCCCGGGGACTCACCAAATTTTTCTCCATCGTCAACGAGGACCGCACGGCAGACGGGGTGACAGCCCTGCTTTCCGTGTCGCTTAAGATACCCGATGGGGCCATCGTCAGCATTTTAGGCCCGTCGGGCAGCGGAAAATCCACTTTTCTGGAACTCCTTGCGGGCCTGCAGGCTCCAACGGAAGGAGAGGTGTACATCGACGGCGTGAGGGTGCTGGAACCTCTACCGGCCACCCGTAAGGAGATGGAGGATTATCGGCGCAAATATCAGTTTTTGTCTCCTTTGGCCAACGGTTTGTTCCGAGACAGGCCGAAACACGACATCGCCATGATATTTCAGGATTACGCCGTTTTTCCCTGGATGACCGCGCTGCAAAACGTGACGTTTCCGCTGAAGCTGCGCGGTCTGCCGAAGGAGGGGAGAGAGGAACACGCCATCGCCTTTTTGAAGAAAGTGGGGCTGGGGGACTCGCTCTCCAAATATCCCTCCCAGCTCTCGGGCGGGATGAGGCAGCGTCTGGCTCTGGCCCGGGCCCTGGCGGTGGAGCCCAAAATCATCCTGATGGACGAGCCTTTCGCCGCGGTGGACACCATCACCCGGGAGCGTTTGCAGGATGACCTTCTGCGCCTGTGGCGGGATACGGGCATAACGATTGTACTCGTCACTCACGACACGGACGAGGCTCTCTACCTCTCCGACGAGATCGTGATCTTCTCCCCGCAGCCCGGCTCCGTGCGGAACACATTCACCGTCGACGCGCCCCGCCCGCGCCGGCGCAGCGATTCTCAGGCACTGAAGCGGCGCATCGACGCGCTGTTCAAATACGACATCGACCACGAAAGCGAGTATTCAATATGATTGATGAAAAAGGCGGTAGACGGGAAACGCAGGGGTTTTTCCGTGGAAGAATCTACGACAACGTCACGGAGGCCATCGGGAACACGCCGCTGGTACGACTGGCAAAAATTGGAGCGGGGCTGCCCGGCGTTATTTTGGGCAAGGTGGAGTCCTTCAACCCCCTGAACAGCGTCAAATGCCGCATCGGCGCGGCCATGCTGACGGCGGCGGAGCGGGACGGGAAGCTGAAACCGGGAGGGACCGTCATTGAGCCCACCAGCGGCAACACGGGCATCGGGCTGGCGTTCGCCTGCTCCTTCCGCGGTTACAAACTGATACTGACCATGCCCGAAACCATGTCCATTGAGCGACGCAGACTGGCTCGGATGCTGGGTGCGGATTTGGTGCTGACCCCAGGCAGCGACGGCATGGACGGCGCGGTGAAGAAGGCGCGGGAACTCACCGCCCAGATCCGGGACAGCTTTATGCCCCTTCAGTTCGAGAACCCCGCCAACCCTCAGGCTCACCGGGAAACCACCGCCGAGGAAATCTGGCGCGACACGGGCGGCAACGTGGACGTGTTCGTGGCGGGAGTGGGGACGGGCGGCACCATCACGGGCGTGGGCGAGGTGCTGAAAGCCCGCAGAAAAGACGTGCGGGTCGTGGCGGTGGAGCCGGACGCGTCTCCCGTCCTCTCCGGCGGACGTCCGGGCCCTCATCGCATCCAGGGCATCGGAGCGGGTTTTATCCCTAAAGTGCTGAACCGTTCCCTGTTGGATGAAATCGTGCGGGTGACCAACGACGACGCGTTCAACACCGCCCGTGACGTGGCCCACAAAGAGGGTATTCTCGTGGGGATCTCCGCAGGGGCGGCGGTTTGGGCGGCCCTTCAGCTCGCCGCGCGGGAGGAAAACAGGGGAAAGAACATCGTCGTCATCCTGCCGGACTCCGGAGAACGCTATCTCTCCACCCCGCTGTCGAACGCGGAAGAGTGACAAAGATTAAGAAAAGAAAAGGACATTTTTTACGTAAAGGTCAGGAAAAAATACAGGAGGTTTTATCATGAAAAAAACAGCAATGGCAGTTTTCGGAAAAACGATGACGAAAGGACGTTTGTTTTTTTCAGGCGTTCTGGTGATATTCGCCGTTCTCACGGCGGGCTTTCTGTCCGCGCTGCCTGCCGCCGCTTCGGAAGTCGTGGAATTCAGGTATCCCGAATGGGTCTATTACGACCTCATCTATCTGGCGGACGACCTGGGGTACTTCAGGGACGCCGGCGTGAAACCGAAGTACGTGGGCCAGATAGCCGCCGGTCAGATGATCCCCGCTCTCACCACGGGCGACCTGGACGTGGCAAACCGGCACACGCCCCTGGTGATCGCGGCCGTGGCGTCGGGCGCGGACATCAAAATTTTCGCGGCAGGCAGCAAGTCCACCCAAAAAGACCCTCACATGAAATACTTCGTGCGCGCTGACTCCCCCATCCGGTCGATCGAAGATTTCGGGGGCAAAACGCTGGGCATCAACAGCTTCGGCGCGTGCTCCGAGTTCGTCACAAAGAAATACGCCCAGGACAACGGTATCGATCCGACCTCGATCCGCATGATAACGGCGCCGGACTCGGAACAGGAAGTGCCGCTTCTGCGGGGCGACACCGACGTGGCCATCATTCACCCCCTGTCGTCAGGGCGGGCCAGCGCCAACACGAAGGACTTCCGCCTCCTGTTCAGCGACTGGGACATCGACGGCGGCATCAGCGGCATGTGCCCCTACTCCGTGAGCGGTGAATTCCTGAAAAAACACCCTGACGCCGTAAAAGAAC is a genomic window of Synergistaceae bacterium containing:
- a CDS encoding DNA-binding protein, giving the protein MQMQNTVTVSGLLHHVRTDKKSDRYFPFSIRQETPWNDGSTRRDFLLSRAFLPEIQSQVKALPEGTPLKVRGVLQTSLGSGEMYIHVEEIHKIS
- a CDS encoding DNA-binding protein, which translates into the protein MGVQVLNWENSVRISGKVHFLRGQSEGESGTGKYVQFAIRQEHASEDGTTRRDFLIVRVYDESLRKLLLAKQEDDEVIVEGTLRSSRGSGVNYVRCASIE
- the tpx gene encoding thiol peroxidase, which codes for MERRVTMGGNPMTLEGNELKVGDKAPDFTLLDAKLTPKTLKDFEGKIKVISVTPSLDTPVCDLQIHWFNEDAAKEPGDVVVLNVSMDLPFAIGRFCATKDIEKAVALSDHREASFGRGYGVLMKELRLLARSIFIIDKQNIVRYVQIVSEQTNAPAYEEAIKALKTLL
- a CDS encoding ABC transporter substrate-binding protein — encoded protein: MMKRAQIPLIGKTVLFVFALAAVLCAFSAPVQAAPVKFVVADAQTTHHLNLYVAKELGIFEKYGLDVVIENVTDNAAARDLVVSGGADIFWSCPTVAIAAIANGAPIKTIAQVKRPCTSVLLVEPDSPIKTFADLKDREIAGISPTCEAVISLTVKANEAGGAFNLQKLAGGPAIAALKAKSVDGAILEEPHVSIAELQGYKVVFPDVSAKIPCRTINVSDRVLAANTEALRAFVRAVDEADKIILANPVAGNIVDIAVRYTGAPKEAIIHGNNRLKFTNILDTAGLKLLGDELVQLGNIKENPGEKLFAEAFRGVTWW
- a CDS encoding ABC transporter permease — protein: MRRYETRGARLVLRELGYFLKNALGSIFSWEFLSVFVPLLVLWELLPRWGVVPKVLVPPLSTVAVTFWELLTRGRLLVHIACSLGKFFLGLGIAVLTAIPTGILMGWNLAIRKRLLPLFQLLSPVPPPAWVPITIIIFGIGLPMQTFLIFIGAFYPILFNTYQAVKDTEPRYLGSARVFGASELTLILHVYIWHAIGSIIMSVKTGVAMGLVMLVIAEMYGGRTGLGYLLVEAKEFFQIPVMVVCMVVLGVIGWFLIEVLKFLELKLSVWKVGR
- a CDS encoding ABC transporter ATP-binding protein, producing the protein MIEARGLTKFFSIVNEDRTADGVTALLSVSLKIPDGAIVSILGPSGSGKSTFLELLAGLQAPTEGEVYIDGVRVLEPLPATRKEMEDYRRKYQFLSPLANGLFRDRPKHDIAMIFQDYAVFPWMTALQNVTFPLKLRGLPKEGREEHAIAFLKKVGLGDSLSKYPSQLSGGMRQRLALARALAVEPKIILMDEPFAAVDTITRERLQDDLLRLWRDTGITIVLVTHDTDEALYLSDEIVIFSPQPGSVRNTFTVDAPRPRRRSDSQALKRRIDALFKYDIDHESEYSI
- the cysK gene encoding cysteine synthase A codes for the protein MIDEKGGRRETQGFFRGRIYDNVTEAIGNTPLVRLAKIGAGLPGVILGKVESFNPLNSVKCRIGAAMLTAAERDGKLKPGGTVIEPTSGNTGIGLAFACSFRGYKLILTMPETMSIERRRLARMLGADLVLTPGSDGMDGAVKKARELTAQIRDSFMPLQFENPANPQAHRETTAEEIWRDTGGNVDVFVAGVGTGGTITGVGEVLKARRKDVRVVAVEPDASPVLSGGRPGPHRIQGIGAGFIPKVLNRSLLDEIVRVTNDDAFNTARDVAHKEGILVGISAGAAVWAALQLAAREENRGKNIVVILPDSGERYLSTPLSNAEE
- a CDS encoding ABC transporter substrate-binding protein, translating into MKKTAMAVFGKTMTKGRLFFSGVLVIFAVLTAGFLSALPAAASEVVEFRYPEWVYYDLIYLADDLGYFRDAGVKPKYVGQIAAGQMIPALTTGDLDVANRHTPLVIAAVASGADIKIFAAGSKSTQKDPHMKYFVRADSPIRSIEDFGGKTLGINSFGACSEFVTKKYAQDNGIDPTSIRMITAPDSEQEVPLLRGDTDVAIIHPLSSGRASANTKDFRLLFSDWDIDGGISGMCPYSVSGEFLKKHPDAVKELTAILSRAAQWNNTHREEARQLMAKRFGFKLEEAEMFEFYEDQKIPLRNIEYWIDRLEAEKKIAAGEIKASQVYTNDYNPAN